The Cylindrospermopsis curvispora GIHE-G1 genome contains a region encoding:
- a CDS encoding Dyp-type peroxidase, whose product MALTEDDLQTLLEEGIDTSNPGIYEELLLDLQGNILKGHGRDHTVHLFLQFKPGQVEPLKDWIREFAKNITSAHQQAAEAELYRTEKIAGKPFINFFLSHAGYEYLQFRPFQIPGNQPFRFGMKNDTIRNLLGDPVIEEWEPGLQEEIHALLLIADDNLVSLLQTVNQITRTLYLMAQVVHREDGFILKNERGDHIEHFGFIDGISQPLFTKSDIQKAKTSGDFSKWDPRAPLSLVLAKDPNGKSEDSYGSYLVYRKLEQDVIALLDAEKDLAEKLGIDKELAGALMMGRFRDGTPLTLADKPGGDYGNDFDYSEDEKAYKCPFHAHVRKTNPRGDTGRVISSGESFEDALKTERNHRIARRAVSYGETDYTNSTSTGSGLLFLCFQADLENQFNFMQAAWANASNFVEWNVGVDPIIGQTGPGADRNQKWPVAWGKPEKSDQSNTFNFGLWVHMKGGEYFFAPSISSLTSI is encoded by the coding sequence ATGGCACTTACGGAAGACGATTTGCAAACTCTTTTGGAAGAAGGTATTGACACCAGTAATCCTGGCATATACGAAGAGCTGCTCCTTGATTTACAAGGAAATATTCTCAAGGGACACGGAAGAGATCATACTGTACATTTATTTTTACAGTTTAAGCCCGGTCAAGTTGAACCCTTAAAAGACTGGATTAGAGAATTTGCAAAGAACATAACATCCGCACATCAGCAAGCAGCTGAAGCTGAATTGTACAGAACCGAAAAGATTGCGGGTAAACCATTTATTAATTTCTTTCTTTCTCATGCAGGTTACGAATATTTGCAATTTCGGCCTTTTCAAATTCCTGGCAATCAGCCCTTTAGATTTGGTATGAAAAATGATACCATCAGAAATTTATTGGGTGATCCGGTAATTGAAGAGTGGGAACCAGGCCTTCAGGAAGAAATTCATGCTTTATTGCTGATTGCTGATGATAATTTAGTGAGCCTGCTGCAAACAGTTAATCAAATAACTAGAACATTGTATCTCATGGCTCAGGTTGTTCATAGAGAAGATGGTTTCATCCTTAAAAATGAAAGGGGAGACCACATTGAACACTTTGGGTTTATTGATGGTATCAGTCAACCTTTATTTACTAAAAGTGATATCCAAAAGGCGAAAACATCTGGTGACTTTAGTAAATGGGATCCTCGTGCCCCTCTGAGTCTTGTTTTAGCCAAAGATCCAAATGGTAAGTCAGAAGACAGCTACGGTAGTTACTTGGTATATCGCAAACTGGAACAGGATGTGATTGCTCTTCTTGATGCAGAGAAAGACCTGGCTGAAAAATTAGGGATAGACAAGGAATTAGCTGGCGCATTAATGATGGGACGCTTTCGTGATGGTACACCGCTGACACTTGCAGATAAGCCTGGTGGAGACTATGGTAATGATTTTGATTATAGTGAAGATGAAAAAGCTTATAAGTGTCCATTTCATGCTCACGTCCGTAAAACTAATCCTAGGGGAGATACAGGAAGGGTAATTTCATCTGGAGAGAGTTTTGAGGATGCATTAAAAACAGAGCGCAATCACAGAATTGCTCGTCGTGCTGTTAGTTATGGAGAAACTGACTATACCAACTCAACTTCTACCGGTTCAGGATTACTGTTCTTATGCTTTCAGGCTGATCTTGAAAATCAATTTAATTTCATGCAAGCAGCTTGGGCTAATGCTAGTAACTTTGTTGAGTGGAATGTGGGAGTAGATCCCATTATTGGTCAAACAGGACCCGGTGCTGATAGAAATCAAAAATGGCCTGTGGCTTGGGGAAAACCTGAAAAAAGCGACCAATCTAATACTTTTAATTTTGGTCTTTGGGTACATATGAAAGGTGGTGAATACTTCTTTGCTCCTAGTATTAGTTCTCTCACCAGTATTTAG
- the crtR gene encoding beta-carotene hydroxylase: MLTSEAKKPLTIPPKELLDPPGGLNPTVLLFFAVVTMLVLSSCGYWVWEWPHWLCFGINTLSLHFSGTIIHDACHQSAHRNRIANAILGHASALVLAFAFPVFTRVHLQHHGNVNHPKDDPDHYVSTGGPLWLIAVRFLYHEVFFFQRQLWRKYELLEWFLSRLLIFTIVYISIQYHFLGYILNFWFVPAFVVGITLGFFFDYLPHRPFVERDRWKNARVYPGKILNMLILGQNYHLIHHLWPSITWYNYQPAYYLMKPLLDEKGSPQTSGLLQKKDFLEFLYDIFIGLHFHHHE; the protein is encoded by the coding sequence ATGCTCACGTCGGAGGCAAAAAAGCCGCTGACAATTCCCCCCAAAGAACTTTTAGACCCCCCTGGAGGTCTGAATCCAACCGTGTTGCTATTCTTTGCAGTAGTAACTATGTTGGTACTTTCTAGCTGTGGTTACTGGGTATGGGAATGGCCCCATTGGTTATGTTTTGGCATCAACACCCTGTCCTTACATTTCTCAGGCACGATTATTCATGATGCTTGTCATCAATCAGCCCATCGTAACCGAATAGCTAACGCCATATTGGGTCATGCTAGTGCCCTAGTACTAGCCTTTGCTTTCCCAGTTTTTACCAGAGTACACCTACAACACCATGGCAATGTCAATCATCCCAAAGATGACCCGGATCATTATGTTTCCACAGGTGGTCCACTGTGGTTAATCGCGGTGAGATTTTTGTACCATGAGGTATTTTTCTTTCAAAGGCAACTTTGGCGTAAATATGAACTACTAGAATGGTTCCTTAGCCGATTGCTTATCTTTACTATAGTTTATATTTCCATTCAATATCACTTTTTAGGGTATATTCTCAACTTCTGGTTTGTCCCAGCTTTTGTAGTAGGTATAACACTGGGGTTCTTTTTTGACTACTTACCACATCGTCCATTTGTAGAGCGTGATCGGTGGAAGAATGCTCGTGTATATCCTGGCAAAATCCTTAATATGCTAATTTTAGGGCAGAACTACCATTTAATTCATCATTTATGGCCTTCAATTACTTGGTACAATTATCAACCTGCCTACTACCTAATGAAGCCCTTACTAGATGAGAAAGGTAGCCCCCAAACTTCCGGTTTATTACAAAAAAAGGATTTTTTGGAATTTCTCTATGATATTTTCATTGGTCTTCATTTTCATCACCATGAATAA
- a CDS encoding Hsp70 family protein produces the protein MPIAIDFGTSNTVITRWNPVTQQPETLSLPGLSARQGLNPPLIPSLVYIEAANQDKVLIGQQIRDRGLDLMGDSRFFRSFKRGIGADIQGFLPEIDGETITFEKVGTWFLQKIIGELLSIEGGLDSLVLTVPVDSFEVYRYWLGKVFQALPVTQIRMLDEPTAAALAYGVKEAENLLVIDFGGGTLDLSLVKLDKQYPVDNKPVGFLLKWGNKSLAQDSLQKVKTAKVLAKSGQNLGGTDIDNWIVDYFVTTQGLPVNSITTRLAERLKIELSTHNQAGEVYFDDQNFASYELELNRQTLETILQDRGFFAKLDETMLNLLQQARHQGVQIDDISEVLLVGGTVQLPAIQKWIQQYFPLEKIRCQKPFEAIAQGALQITQGLEIKDFLYHSYGIRYWDRRNQRHSWQPIIKAGQSYPMTQPVELVLGASKENQPSIELIIGELAETTGGTEVYFDGDRLITRQVNSSTTLVKPLNDSDRKIAQLTPLGFPGSDRIKVKFQVDEERFLKITVEDLLTNNTLLENQIVAQLS, from the coding sequence ATGCCCATAGCAATTGATTTTGGTACGAGTAATACGGTAATTACCCGATGGAACCCTGTCACCCAGCAACCAGAAACCCTCAGTTTGCCAGGGTTATCTGCTCGACAGGGTTTGAATCCTCCTTTGATACCCAGTTTAGTTTATATAGAAGCAGCAAATCAAGATAAGGTGTTAATTGGTCAGCAGATACGAGATCGGGGTTTAGATCTCATGGGTGATAGTAGGTTTTTTCGCAGTTTTAAACGGGGTATTGGAGCGGATATTCAGGGTTTCTTACCAGAAATAGATGGGGAAACTATTACTTTTGAAAAGGTAGGTACATGGTTTCTCCAGAAGATAATAGGGGAGTTATTATCTATTGAGGGAGGATTGGACTCTTTGGTATTAACCGTTCCAGTGGATAGTTTTGAAGTTTATCGCTATTGGCTAGGCAAAGTTTTTCAAGCTTTGCCAGTTACACAAATTAGAATGTTAGATGAGCCTACCGCTGCTGCTTTAGCATATGGTGTAAAAGAGGCAGAAAATTTGTTAGTGATTGATTTTGGTGGGGGAACTCTAGATCTATCTTTGGTGAAGCTGGATAAACAATATCCGGTAGATAATAAACCTGTGGGGTTTTTATTAAAATGGGGAAATAAATCTTTGGCACAGGACTCTCTACAAAAGGTAAAAACAGCCAAGGTCTTAGCCAAATCAGGACAAAACCTGGGTGGCACGGATATTGATAATTGGATAGTTGATTATTTTGTGACAACTCAGGGATTGCCAGTTAATTCTATTACTACTAGATTGGCGGAGAGGTTGAAAATTGAATTGTCTACCCACAATCAAGCTGGAGAGGTCTACTTTGACGATCAAAATTTTGCCAGTTATGAGTTGGAGTTGAATCGTCAGACCTTAGAAACTATTCTCCAAGATCGGGGATTTTTTGCCAAATTGGATGAGACTATGTTGAATTTATTACAACAGGCTCGTCATCAAGGTGTGCAAATAGATGATATTAGCGAAGTTTTACTGGTGGGTGGCACAGTACAATTACCTGCTATACAAAAGTGGATCCAGCAATATTTTCCACTAGAAAAAATCCGTTGCCAAAAACCTTTTGAGGCGATCGCCCAGGGTGCTTTACAAATCACCCAAGGTTTAGAAATAAAGGACTTTCTCTATCATAGCTATGGGATCCGATATTGGGATAGACGCAATCAACGTCATAGTTGGCAACCAATCATTAAAGCTGGACAATCTTATCCCATGACCCAACCAGTAGAATTAGTACTAGGTGCTTCTAAGGAAAATCAACCTAGCATTGAATTAATTATAGGGGAACTAGCAGAAACAACCGGTGGTACAGAAGTTTATTTTGATGGCGATCGCCTGATTACTCGTCAAGTCAACTCTTCAACCACCCTAGTTAAACCCCTCAATGACAGTGACAGGAAAATCGCCCAACTCACACCCCTTGGTTTTCCAGGGAGCGATCGCATTAAAGTTAAGTTTCAAGTTGACGAGGAACGGTTTTTAAAAATCACAGTAGAGGACTTATTGACGAATAATACCCTACTTGAGAATCAGATTGTAGCTCAGTTGAGTTAA
- a CDS encoding alpha-amylase family glycosyl hydrolase, whose amino-acid sequence MYQSISSFFKNCVVFVTAFCIVLTVAGSSFTRSAQADVIYHAFDECFNNIKDKVPQIKAAGYNYIQVSPPNKTASRLDEACTSDKYWYMQYQPLDYVLEGNLGTREDLKDLINTAHENGIRVIADVVLNHLANYKNVPNKDGKPFPEAYPIFQNQEYFHNQVCINNYNNPSEVENNWLCSKDDPEGLPDLKTDLLYVQQQQQNYLKKLLDFGFDGLRFDAAKHISRDDMTKILANVPDDVLYYGEVIGNTYEDSMSYVPVFPKVTDFQLVNTLKNAFGFGGDLRSLVNPSDTRRALIGEHAVTFARNHDTWAEGQFDNWKFDQGDLPLATAYVLAIKEGTPLILNFDAFNPTVVAGTQFNQKMKGQDQYYRNGSEIAPSADSANLLFIERGGKGLAIINKAGTTFDVQAAKMPGLEVGCYNELQYNFKMCVDKGDDGKKYITQWGGPQRGGINIGNRTALFFVKAEV is encoded by the coding sequence ATGTATCAATCAATTAGTTCTTTTTTCAAAAACTGTGTCGTATTTGTCACCGCTTTCTGTATAGTTCTGACAGTTGCAGGTTCCTCTTTTACACGATCAGCTCAAGCAGATGTCATATATCACGCTTTTGATGAATGTTTCAACAACATCAAGGACAAGGTTCCCCAAATAAAAGCAGCAGGATACAATTACATTCAAGTCTCGCCTCCTAATAAAACAGCGTCGCGGCTTGATGAAGCTTGTACTTCGGATAAATACTGGTATATGCAGTATCAACCACTTGATTATGTCTTAGAGGGAAACCTAGGAACTCGTGAAGATTTAAAGGATTTAATTAATACAGCTCACGAAAATGGTATCAGGGTTATTGCTGATGTTGTACTGAATCACCTAGCTAATTATAAAAATGTCCCAAACAAAGATGGCAAGCCTTTCCCTGAAGCCTATCCCATATTCCAAAACCAAGAGTACTTTCATAACCAAGTTTGTATTAACAACTATAATAATCCCTCGGAAGTTGAAAATAATTGGTTATGTAGTAAAGATGACCCAGAGGGATTACCTGACCTAAAAACAGATTTACTATATGTACAACAGCAACAGCAGAATTATTTGAAAAAACTGTTGGATTTTGGATTCGATGGTTTGCGCTTTGATGCTGCCAAGCATATTTCTCGGGACGATATGACGAAGATATTGGCGAATGTACCCGATGACGTACTTTACTATGGTGAGGTCATTGGTAATACTTATGAAGACAGCATGAGTTATGTTCCTGTTTTTCCGAAAGTGACCGATTTTCAACTGGTGAACACCTTGAAAAATGCTTTTGGTTTCGGCGGAGACCTGCGCTCTTTAGTCAATCCATCAGATACGAGAAGAGCTTTAATTGGTGAACATGCTGTTACTTTTGCTCGCAATCATGACACTTGGGCTGAAGGACAATTTGATAATTGGAAATTTGATCAAGGGGACTTACCTCTAGCAACAGCCTACGTGTTAGCGATTAAAGAAGGAACACCTCTGATTTTGAATTTTGATGCCTTTAATCCTACGGTTGTTGCTGGAACCCAATTCAATCAAAAAATGAAGGGACAGGATCAATACTATCGAAATGGCAGTGAAATTGCTCCCTCCGCTGACAGTGCCAATTTGCTCTTTATTGAAAGGGGTGGTAAGGGACTAGCAATTATCAATAAGGCGGGTACAACTTTTGATGTGCAAGCAGCAAAAATGCCAGGCTTAGAAGTTGGATGTTACAACGAGTTACAATATAATTTCAAAATGTGTGTTGACAAGGGTGATGATGGAAAAAAATACATCACTCAATGGGGAGGTCCTCAACGAGGAGGTATTAATATCGGGAATCGTACTGCTCTATTCTTTGTGAAGGCTGAAGTATAG
- a CDS encoding galactose oxidase-like domain-containing protein, translating to MNKKVRLLIILLTCLGIIINPNIVSADTLIAANLESINGGEWQTVPLPEKREDWMQAVHTSLLPNGKVLVVNGSSNRNTLVQDNTGNQFIDGVNGRDYNVVNNSTLFDPKTNTFERIASPPSIANGKSNDPFCSGNVHLADGNVLFVSGSHRYYPGEKFEGSKQTNVYNWQTNSWGTLGQLKEGRWYPSPVTLADGKLVIFSGLKYDKPNQITPSVEIFDPITKKFQFIDLTYVENSPFNTKITYQDNYIYNGKTVSRTIDAYDSIDIYPRIFPTPDGKLLITGDGAGKSPLEIHESNKTYLMSIKQDSQGKFSVSFEIGPNRKDVSKVYGTGILDPNKEGDVLLMGGIIGTNDINFGRPYLGKYNDGLAAKGVRIASSLERWSAPENSGKPNGEWEAYPDFFAKPRSMVQAVILPSKQILAVNGGEYGEYKPIQEPVLMTADPLSPGGYKTETMNPGKFPRLYHNNAVLLPDARVLVIGGNPSRAGRTMDGTVHVDVLPSPKTYYTIPEFKNASGEVETFDLAKYYESPKSYFVDGDPEPFVPAEIWQAEIFSPPYLFKSGLRPEIVDAPTTLKYGELQTVSLKNATSNSSLVLIKLSSGTHSFDYGQRLADLEIENVSADNSTINFKAPTNANLYPPGYYMMFYVNDIGKPSEAKFVKLES from the coding sequence GTGAATAAAAAAGTAAGACTTCTGATAATTTTACTGACTTGTTTAGGAATAATAATTAATCCGAATATAGTCAGTGCTGATACTCTGATTGCAGCCAATCTAGAGAGTATTAATGGCGGAGAATGGCAAACAGTGCCACTACCAGAAAAAAGAGAGGATTGGATGCAAGCTGTTCACACATCCCTACTACCTAATGGGAAAGTATTAGTGGTTAATGGCAGCAGTAACCGTAACACCTTAGTACAAGATAATACCGGTAACCAATTTATCGATGGAGTAAATGGTAGGGACTATAACGTAGTCAACAATTCTACCTTATTTGATCCTAAAACTAATACATTTGAACGAATTGCTTCGCCTCCATCTATTGCGAATGGAAAAAGTAACGACCCCTTTTGTTCCGGTAATGTCCACTTAGCAGATGGTAACGTACTATTTGTTAGCGGTTCCCATCGGTACTATCCAGGTGAAAAATTCGAAGGTTCAAAACAAACTAACGTATATAACTGGCAAACTAACAGTTGGGGCACTCTTGGTCAGTTAAAAGAAGGGCGTTGGTATCCTAGTCCCGTGACCTTAGCAGATGGAAAATTGGTTATTTTTTCTGGATTAAAGTATGATAAGCCAAATCAGATCACACCTTCAGTTGAGATATTTGATCCAATAACTAAGAAGTTTCAGTTCATTGATCTGACTTATGTAGAAAATAGCCCGTTTAACACTAAAATTACCTATCAGGACAACTATATCTACAACGGTAAAACAGTTTCCAGAACTATAGATGCTTACGACAGCATCGATATTTATCCACGAATATTTCCGACCCCTGATGGCAAATTATTAATTACGGGTGATGGTGCAGGTAAATCACCATTGGAAATACACGAAAGCAACAAAACCTATTTAATGTCAATTAAGCAGGATAGCCAGGGTAAATTTTCCGTAAGTTTTGAAATTGGACCAAACAGAAAAGACGTATCCAAAGTTTATGGGACTGGAATCTTAGATCCCAATAAGGAAGGTGATGTCTTACTAATGGGAGGAATCATTGGTACTAATGATATTAACTTTGGTCGTCCTTACCTGGGTAAGTATAATGATGGTTTGGCGGCTAAAGGAGTAAGAATCGCCTCCAGTTTAGAGCGTTGGTCTGCACCAGAAAATAGTGGTAAGCCTAATGGAGAATGGGAAGCCTATCCGGATTTTTTTGCTAAACCCCGCTCTATGGTTCAGGCTGTAATTCTTCCTTCTAAGCAAATTTTAGCAGTTAATGGTGGAGAATATGGAGAATACAAACCTATTCAAGAACCAGTACTAATGACAGCTGATCCATTATCTCCTGGCGGTTATAAAACCGAAACTATGAATCCCGGAAAATTTCCCAGGCTTTATCATAATAATGCCGTGTTGTTACCCGATGCACGGGTATTAGTGATTGGTGGTAATCCCAGTCGTGCAGGTAGAACCATGGATGGAACAGTACACGTTGATGTTCTACCAAGCCCTAAAACATACTACACAATACCTGAGTTCAAAAATGCATCAGGTGAGGTGGAAACATTTGATTTAGCTAAGTACTATGAGTCTCCCAAATCTTACTTTGTAGATGGGGATCCAGAACCGTTTGTTCCTGCGGAAATTTGGCAGGCAGAAATTTTTAGTCCACCTTATTTGTTTAAGTCCGGACTACGACCAGAAATTGTTGATGCTCCTACAACTTTAAAATATGGAGAATTGCAGACAGTTTCTTTGAAAAATGCTACCAGTAATAGTTCTCTAGTCCTGATTAAATTAAGTTCAGGGACTCACTCTTTTGACTATGGACAAAGGCTAGCAGATCTAGAAATTGAGAATGTATCAGCAGATAATTCTACCATCAATTTTAAGGCTCCCACAAACGCTAATCTTTATCCACCCGGTTACTACATGATGTTTTATGTTAACGACATTGGTAAACCTTCGGAGGCTAAGTTCGTTAAGCTAGAATCCTAG
- a CDS encoding ATP-binding protein, which produces MSKHFNTAGPCQSDIHYMLSPTGRLPQLKALIDGRNYFIIHAPRQVGKTTAMMALAQQLTDSGQYLAVMLTLETGAPFPDAPEQAQQSILRRWQNEIRFRKLPLPTLTQIQTETETFPLDIQTVLQGWAMASPLPLVVFLDEIDSLQDQTLISILRQLRAGYPNRPQGFPHSVGLIGMRDVRDYKVKSGGSERLNTSSPFNIKAESLTLSNFSFTDVQNLYEQHRTATGQVFTLGAVQQAYYLTDGQPWLVNALARQATQVLVKDVKQPITAEVINQAKEILIQRQDTHLDSLAERLREERVRDIIQPMLAGEDLADTAEDNLRYVLDLGLCRRDRGGALEIANPIYREILPKTLAAVAIASLTSVEPNWLNSDGTLNPQILLNSFLEFWRQHGEPLLKSAPYHEIAPHLVLMAFLHRVVNGGGTLEREYAIGSGRMDICLRYGKVVMGMELKVWRERKSDPLIKGLTQLDKYLDGLGLDTGWLVIFDRRPGLPPMGERISTEEVISPSGRTITLIRS; this is translated from the coding sequence ATGTCTAAACATTTTAATACTGCTGGACCTTGCCAATCTGATATCCACTATATGCTCTCTCCCACAGGGCGACTACCTCAGTTGAAAGCATTAATTGATGGACGCAATTACTTTATCATTCATGCACCGCGACAGGTGGGTAAAACCACTGCCATGATGGCTTTAGCTCAACAATTAACTGACAGTGGACAATACCTAGCTGTGATGTTAACACTGGAAACCGGTGCGCCATTTCCAGATGCACCAGAACAAGCGCAACAAAGTATCCTTAGACGCTGGCAGAATGAAATTCGGTTTCGAAAATTACCCTTGCCCACTTTAACCCAAATTCAAACAGAGACCGAGACTTTTCCCCTAGATATTCAAACAGTCCTGCAAGGGTGGGCCATGGCTTCCCCCCTACCCTTAGTTGTCTTTCTGGATGAAATTGATTCCTTACAAGATCAAACTCTAATATCCATCCTCAGACAATTGCGAGCGGGTTATCCCAATCGTCCCCAGGGTTTTCCCCATTCGGTGGGCTTAATTGGCATGCGGGATGTGCGGGACTACAAGGTTAAATCTGGTGGAAGTGAACGACTAAATACTTCTAGTCCGTTCAATATCAAGGCTGAATCCCTAACTTTAAGTAATTTTAGTTTTACAGATGTGCAAAATTTATACGAACAACATAGAACAGCTACAGGGCAAGTATTTACCCTGGGAGCAGTTCAACAGGCATATTATTTAACCGATGGACAACCATGGTTAGTTAACGCCCTAGCTCGTCAAGCTACCCAGGTGTTAGTAAAGGATGTGAAGCAACCCATTACTGCTGAGGTGATTAACCAAGCCAAGGAAATCCTCATCCAGCGTCAGGATACCCATTTAGATAGTTTGGCGGAAAGATTACGGGAAGAGCGGGTTAGGGATATTATTCAACCCATGTTAGCTGGTGAAGACTTAGCTGATACAGCAGAAGATAATTTACGATATGTCCTAGACTTGGGTTTATGTCGTCGCGATCGCGGGGGTGCATTAGAAATTGCTAACCCCATTTATCGGGAGATTTTACCTAAGACCTTAGCTGCAGTGGCGATCGCATCTCTAACTTCTGTGGAACCCAACTGGTTAAACTCTGATGGTACTCTCAATCCTCAAATTCTATTAAACTCTTTCTTGGAATTTTGGCGACAACATGGGGAACCATTACTCAAAAGTGCGCCCTATCATGAAATTGCTCCCCATTTGGTGTTAATGGCATTTTTACACCGAGTGGTAAATGGTGGTGGTACGTTAGAGCGGGAATATGCTATTGGTTCTGGGAGAATGGATATTTGTTTACGCTATGGCAAGGTGGTGATGGGTATGGAACTCAAGGTGTGGCGTGAAAGAAAGTCAGATCCGTTAATCAAGGGTTTAACCCAACTGGATAAATATCTGGATGGGTTAGGATTAGATACGGGTTGGTTAGTGATTTTCGATCGCCGTCCCGGGTTACCCCCCATGGGAGAGAGGATTAGTACGGAGGAGGTTATTAGTCCTAGTGGGCGCACCATTACCCTGATTCGTAGTTAG
- a CDS encoding ATP-binding protein, with the protein MSKHFNTAGPCQSDIHYMLSPTGRLPQLKALIDGRNYFIIHAPRQVGKTTAMMALAQELTDSGQYLAVMLTLETGAPFPDAPEQAQQSILRRWQNEIRFRKLPLPNLTQIETETETSPLDIQTVLQAWAMASPLPLVVFLDEIDSLEDQTLISILRQLRAGYPNRPQGFPHSVGLIGMRDVRDYKVKSGGSERLNTSSPFNIKAESLTLSNFSFTDIQNLYEQHTTATGQVFTLGAVQQAYYLTDGQPWLVNALARQATQVLVQDVNQPITAEVINQAKEILIQRQDTHLDSLAERLREARVKAIIEPILAGEDLPDIPPDDIRYVLDLGLCRDQGQGLEIANPIYKEVLPLVLSYTTRVSIGAIEPRWLNQQGELLPDELLHAFLEFWRQHGEPLLRSAPYHEIAPHLVLMAFLHRVVNGGGTLEREYAIGSGRMDICLRYGKVVMGMELKVWRERKSDPLIKGLTQLDKYLDGLGLDTGWLVIFDRRPGLPPMGERISTEEVISPTGRTITLIRS; encoded by the coding sequence ATGTCTAAACACTTTAATACTGCTGGACCTTGTCAATCTGATATCCACTATATGCTATCTCCCACAGGGCGACTACCTCAGTTAAAAGCGTTAATTGATGGACGCAATTACTTTATCATTCATGCACCGCGACAAGTGGGTAAAACCACTGCCATGATGGCCCTAGCTCAAGAATTAACTGACAGTGGACAATACCTAGCTGTGATGTTAACCCTAGAAACCGGTGCGCCATTTCCAGATGCACCAGAACAAGCGCAACAAAGTATCCTGAGACGTTGGCAGAATGAAATTCGGTTTCGAAAATTACCTTTGCCTAATTTAACACAAATTGAAACAGAGACTGAGACCTCTCCCTTAGATATTCAAACAGTTCTGCAAGCTTGGGCCATGGCTTCCCCTCTACCTTTAGTTGTGTTTTTGGATGAAATTGATTCTTTGGAAGATCAAACTCTCATATCCATTCTCAGACAATTACGAGCGGGTTATCCCAATCGTCCCCAGGGTTTTCCCCATTCGGTGGGCTTAATTGGCATGCGGGATGTGCGGGACTACAAGGTTAAATCTGGTGGAAGTGAACGACTCAATACGTCTAGTCCGTTTAATATCAAGGCTGAATCCCTAACTTTGAGTAATTTTAGTTTTACAGATATTCAAAATTTATATGAACAACATACAACAGCTACGGGACAGGTGTTTACCCTGGGAGCAGTTCAACAGGCATATTATTTAACTGATGGACAACCATGGTTAGTTAACGCCCTAGCTCGTCAAGCTACCCAGGTATTAGTCCAGGATGTGAATCAACCCATTACTGCTGAAGTGATTAACCAAGCCAAAGAAATCCTCATCCAGCGTCAGGATACCCATTTGGATAGTTTAGCAGAAAGATTACGGGAAGCGCGGGTCAAAGCTATTATTGAACCAATTTTAGCAGGTGAAGACTTACCCGACATACCACCAGATGATATTCGTTATGTCCTGGATTTAGGTCTGTGTCGAGATCAAGGACAAGGCTTGGAAATTGCCAATCCAATTTATAAAGAAGTTCTACCTCTAGTGCTAAGTTACACAACTAGGGTTTCTATTGGAGCAATTGAACCTCGTTGGCTAAACCAACAAGGGGAACTATTACCTGATGAATTATTACACGCTTTTCTGGAGTTTTGGCGACAACACGGGGAACCATTACTCAGAAGTGCACCCTACCATGAGATTGCTCCCCATTTGGTGTTGATGGCATTTTTACATCGGGTAGTTAATGGTGGTGGTACTTTAGAGCGGGAATATGCCATTGGTTCTGGAAGAATGGATATTTGTTTACGCTATGGCAAGGTGGTAATGGGTATGGAACTCAAGGTGTGGCGTGAAAGAAAGTCAGATCCGTTAATCAAGGGTTTGACCCAACTGGATAAATACCTGGATGGGTTAGGATTAGATACGGGTTGGTTAGTGATTTTCGATCGCCGTCCCGGTTTACCACCTATGGGAGAGAGGATTAGTACGGAGGAGGTTATTAGTCCCACTGGGCGCACTATTACCCTAATTCGTAGTTAG